The Euphorbia lathyris chromosome 2, ddEupLath1.1, whole genome shotgun sequence genome includes a window with the following:
- the LOC136218762 gene encoding protein GRAVITROPIC IN THE LIGHT 1, whose product MESVKLSSMAPKKSKFARTVSKVLHLRTASGIAPEDDVQKLKSQEKFNDGEIGGKRTVSRPESLSTKSDEKYRKNNLGVEALVAKLFATISSAKAAYAQLQCAQSPYDVDGIQAADQLVVTELKNLSELKRRYNRKQFDPSPGTALVLAEVEEQKSVCKTYEIMGKKLESQLRLKESEIMYLEEKLEESKRQNQSLEMRLNQSGQLYVLDNLRRSGLSPSHFVAVVQFTVKSIRTFVKLMIDQMRTAGWDLDAAANSIVPDIAYWRADDKCFAFESFICREMFDAFNIPNFGLSNVSLPEKSNLQQFFFKRFTELKSVKAKDYLTQHPTSTFAQFCRAKYLQLIHPRMEASFFGNLQLRTLVNSGELPDNTFFTSFAEMAKRVWLLHCLAFSFEPEASIFQVSRGCRFSEVYMESVAEEALVSAYNSYETDPPVAFTVVPGFRIGKTVIQCEVYLCQTETKLNH is encoded by the coding sequence ATGGAATCTGTGAAATTGTCATCCATGGCTCCCAAAAAGAGCAAATTTGCACGCACTGTTTCGAAAGTTCTTCATCTCCGGACAGCATCTGGGATTGCCCCGGAGGATGATGTGCAGAAATTGAAGTCCCAGGAGAAGTTCAACGATGGGGAAATTGGCGGTAAGAGAACAGTTAGTAGGCCGGAGTCCTTGAGCACTAAAAGTGATGAAAAGTACCGAAAGAATAATCTTGGTGTGGAAGCTCTTGTTGCGAAACTGTTTGCTACCATTTCGTCTGCCAAAGCAGCATATGCTCAGTTACAGTGTGCTCAGTCTCCTTATGATGTTGATGGGATTCAAGCAGCTGATCAATTGGTTGTTACAGAGCTGAAGAATCTGTCCGAATTGAAACGTCGTTATAATAGAAAACAGTTTGATCCATCTCCGGGGACTGCCTTGGTCTTGGCAGAAGTTGAGGAGCAGAAGAGCGTATGCAAGACCTACGAAATCATGGGGAAAAAGCTGGAGTCTCAGTTGAGGCTCAAGGAGTCCGAGATCATGTATCTTGAAGAAAAATTGGAAGAATCGAAAAGGCAGAACCAATCACTCGAGATGAGATTAAATCAAAGCGGACAACTTTATGTGCTTGACAATCTTCGTCGATCGGGTTTGAGTCCTAGCCATTTCGTTGCAGTCGTTCAGTTTACAGTTAAGTCGATCCGAACCTTTGTGAAGTTGATGATTGATCAGATGAGAACTGCTGGATGGGATCTTGATGCTGCAGCCAATTCAATTGTACCAGATATTGCCTACTGGAGAGCTGATGACAAATGCTTTGCATTCGAATCTTTCATTTGCAGAGAAATGTTCGATGCTTTCAACATACCAAATTTCGGTCTTTCGAATGTATCTTTACCAGAGAAAAGCAATCTGCAGCAGTTCTTTTTCAAGAGATTCACAGAACTAAAATCTGTGAAAGCAAAGGATTATCTCACGCAGCATCCAACATCGACATTTGCCCAATTCTGCAGAGCCAAGTACTTGCAACTCATTCATCCCCGGATGGAAGCATCATTTTTTGGCAACTTGCAACTTAGAACCCTTGTGAATTCTGGTGAATTGCCAGACAATACATTCTTTACATCATTTGCAGAAATGGCGAAACGGGTGTGGCTTCTACATTGTTTAGCTTTTTCTTTCGAGCCAGAAGCTTCAATCTTTCAAGTTAGCAGGGGATGCCGATTTTCGGAGGTTTACATGGAAAGCGTAGCAGAAGAAGCACTGGTTTCTGCATATAATTCATACGAAACAGATCCACCGGTGGCATTCACAGTAGTTCCGGGTTTCAGGATTGGTAAAACTGTTATACAGTGCGAGGTGTACCTTTGCCAAACTGAAACAAAGCTGAACCATTGA